A portion of the Prinia subflava isolate CZ2003 ecotype Zambia chromosome 35, Cam_Psub_1.2, whole genome shotgun sequence genome contains these proteins:
- the LOC134563228 gene encoding scale keratin-like has translation MSCYDLCPPRSSADLCPPRTSVAVPQPIAESCNELCARQCPDSSALIQPPPVVVTFPGPILTSFPQQTVVGSSGAPAFGGSLGLGGLYGTGATQASGGLCTFGRAYAAPACSPCALPRYSKKLWDTCGPC, from the coding sequence ATGTCCTGCTACGACCTGTGCCCCCCCAGGAGCAGCGCTGACCTGTGCCCCCCCAGGACCAGCgtggccgtgccccagcccATCGCTGAGAGCTGCAACGAGCTGTGCGCCCGCCAGTGCCCCGACTCCTCGGCCTTGATCCAGCCGCCGCCCGTGGTGGTCACCTTCCCCGGGCCCATCCtcacctccttcccccagcagaCCGTGGTGGGCTCCTCCGGAGCACCGGCCTTTGgcggctccctggggctgggcggCCTCTACGGCACCGGCGCCACCCAGGCCTCGGGGGGCCTCTGCACCTTTGGCAGAGCCTACGCTGCTCCCGCCTGCAGCCCTTGCGCCCTGCCCCGCTACAGCAAGAAGCTCTGGGACACCTGCGGGCCCTGCTAG
- the LOC134563230 gene encoding scale keratin-like, with protein MSCYDLCPPRSSADLCPPRTSVAVPQPIAESCNELCARQCPDSSALIQPPPVVVTFPGPILTSFPQQAVVGSSGAPAFGGSLGLGGLYGTGATQASGGLCTFGRAYAAPACSPCALPRYSKKFWDTCGPC; from the coding sequence ATGTCCTGCTACGACCTGTGCCCCCCCAGGAGCAGCGCTGACCTGTGCCCCCCCAGGACCAGCgtggccgtgccccagcccATCGCTGAGAGCTGCAACGAGCTGTGCGCCCGCCAGTGCCCCGACTCCTCAGCCTTGATCCAGCCGCCGCCCGTGGTGGTCACCTTCCCCGGGCCCATCCtcacctccttcccccagcaggcCGTGGTGGGCTCCTCCGGAGCACCGGCCTTTGgcggctccctggggctgggcggCCTCTACGGCACCGGCGCCACCCAGGCCTCGGGGGGCCTCTGCACCTTTGGCAGAGCCTACGCTGCTCCCGCCTGCAGCCCTTGCGCCCTGCCCCGCTACAGCAAGAAGTTCTGGGACACCTGCGGGCCCTGCTAG